One genomic segment of Streptomyces niveus includes these proteins:
- a CDS encoding aldo/keto reductase codes for MTSTPDTDNSRPDAPRPADSRPDSPPTGTGPAGTVLPGVPVPLSRLVLGTMTFGDTVGPADALTMLDAALDAGITGVDTANAYAGGGTETILAAALTPARRARMVLATKAGMPHPDTGDHSPLSPTGMRRALEGSLRRLRTDHVDLFYLHQPDRTVPLADTLATVAELRAEGKIGALGVSNFAAWQISEVVHTAERIGAPGPVIAQQLYNLLARRVEEEYLEYARTSGLFTMVYNPLGGGLLTGRHRFGDTPADGRFGDSALAAMYRQRYWDPRLFDAVERLAVIADGAGIPLTDLSLRWLLGRDDVHALLLGGSRLDHLRANIAAAGAGPLPADVTAACDEVGAALRGPMPAYNR; via the coding sequence ATGACCAGCACACCGGACACGGACAACTCCCGGCCGGACGCCCCCCGGCCGGCCGACTCCCGGCCCGACAGCCCGCCGACGGGCACCGGCCCGGCCGGCACCGTCCTGCCCGGTGTTCCCGTACCGCTGTCCCGGCTCGTCCTGGGCACCATGACCTTCGGCGACACCGTCGGCCCCGCCGACGCCCTCACCATGCTCGACGCGGCGCTCGACGCCGGAATCACCGGCGTCGACACCGCCAACGCCTACGCGGGCGGAGGCACCGAGACCATCCTCGCCGCCGCCCTCACCCCCGCCCGGCGGGCCCGGATGGTGCTCGCCACCAAGGCGGGCATGCCGCACCCCGACACCGGGGACCACTCACCGCTCTCCCCCACCGGCATGCGCCGGGCCCTGGAGGGCAGTCTGCGGCGGCTGCGCACCGACCATGTGGACCTGTTCTATCTGCACCAGCCGGACCGTACGGTGCCGCTGGCCGACACCCTGGCGACCGTCGCCGAGCTCAGAGCCGAGGGGAAGATCGGTGCCCTCGGTGTCTCCAACTTCGCGGCCTGGCAGATCTCGGAGGTCGTCCACACCGCGGAACGCATCGGCGCGCCCGGCCCCGTGATCGCGCAACAGCTCTACAACCTGCTGGCCCGCCGCGTCGAGGAGGAGTACCTCGAATACGCCCGCACCAGCGGTCTGTTCACCATGGTCTACAACCCGCTGGGCGGCGGTCTGCTCACCGGCCGCCACCGCTTCGGTGACACCCCGGCCGACGGCCGCTTCGGCGACTCCGCGCTCGCCGCCATGTACCGGCAGCGCTACTGGGACCCGCGACTCTTCGACGCCGTCGAGCGGTTGGCCGTGATCGCGGACGGGGCGGGGATACCGCTCACCGATCTCTCGCTGCGCTGGCTGCTCGGCCGGGACGACGTACACGCCCTGCTGCTCGGCGGCTCCCGCCTCGATCATCTGCGGGCGAACATCGCCGCCGCCGGGGCCGGTCCGCTGCCCGCCGACGTGACCGCCGCCTGCGACGAGGTCGGCGCCGCACTGCGCGGGCCGATGCCCGCCTACAACCGCTGA
- a CDS encoding ABC transporter ATP-binding protein, producing the protein MNATATAVADTATDRPLLEVDDLQIELITAHGVVRAVDGVSFRIAAGETVSIIGESGSGKSTTAMGILRLLPEGLAVLSGSARISGVDIVADPGAAAKVRGRKVSLIPQDPMTALSPVHSVGRQLGEAIALRHSSLSRGQAREKGLELLALVRISDPTTVWKAYPHQLSGGMLQRVLIAIALAAEPVLIIADEPTSALDVTVQAGILDLLMELQERTAIGILMITHDLGVARLVSDRIHVMRGGRFIESGPVEQVVDAPREQYTRDLLATVPVLGPWDETPPAVPADEKAVR; encoded by the coding sequence ATGAACGCCACCGCCACCGCCGTGGCCGACACGGCAACGGACCGCCCGCTCCTGGAGGTCGACGACCTCCAGATCGAACTGATCACCGCGCACGGCGTCGTGCGCGCGGTCGACGGTGTCAGCTTCCGGATCGCCGCGGGCGAGACCGTCTCCATCATCGGCGAGTCCGGATCCGGGAAATCCACCACCGCCATGGGCATCCTGCGGCTGCTCCCGGAAGGGCTCGCCGTACTCTCCGGCTCGGCCCGGATCTCCGGGGTGGACATCGTCGCCGACCCCGGCGCGGCCGCGAAGGTCAGGGGGCGCAAGGTCTCGCTGATCCCCCAGGACCCGATGACCGCGCTCAGTCCCGTGCACTCCGTCGGCCGCCAGCTCGGCGAGGCCATCGCCCTGCGCCACTCCTCCCTGAGCCGCGGCCAGGCCCGCGAGAAGGGCCTGGAACTCCTGGCGCTGGTCCGGATCAGCGACCCCACCACGGTCTGGAAGGCGTACCCGCACCAACTCTCCGGCGGCATGCTGCAACGTGTCCTCATCGCCATCGCACTGGCCGCCGAACCCGTCCTGATCATCGCCGACGAGCCGACCTCCGCCCTCGACGTCACCGTGCAGGCCGGGATCCTGGATCTGCTGATGGAGCTCCAGGAACGCACCGCCATCGGCATCCTGATGATCACCCACGACCTCGGGGTGGCCCGGCTGGTCTCCGACCGGATCCATGTGATGCGCGGCGGCCGGTTCATCGAGTCCGGGCCCGTCGAGCAGGTGGTCGACGCACCCCGCGAGCAGTACACCCGCGACCTGCTCGCGACCGTCCCCGTCCTCGGCCCCTGGGACGAGACCCCGCCCGCCGTTCCCGCCGACGAGAAGGCCGTCCGATGA
- a CDS encoding ABC transporter substrate-binding protein — MTRFDTGPPLSRRTVLRVGAGAGAGLTLGLGSACAGPTGAPGPGTISLGFNRSLVSLDNKLNQFDAAVTVQRAVRQSLTRVGEGLKLQLVLADRFELTAPTRWTVRLRSGVRYSDGSPVTVADVATALKMYGQVNGSFITGFFPELPTVEQVDSRTFHLRTGRPLPVLDYLMANILITPAKANRPEELSGGLGSGPYTVTAANGGTGEYSLARNTAYWGPRPRIDNVRVRFVPEESSRVMAMRAGELDVVDSLTPDSADQLDGLPGVSIQRAAGTRINQLFFNFRKKEGQPLADPRVRQALSLAVDGQALIRDVLTGSAEAARGVVPLTLEGAVRTGSYVYDPGKSRKMLDSLGVRGLKVKVIWETGEFAADTSVMEALLEMLRDVGVAATLQQFEPGGDILQWRQGRRGDWDILGNGFGSPSGQAISTLQGMFGGTAEKEKTRDTYQGFVVPRIADALSNASAEIDTARRLAQLATTQKEIWALWPALWAFVPDVVTARRDRVQDLGLQSVNSYDLATVRLEG, encoded by the coding sequence ATGACCCGTTTCGATACCGGTCCGCCCCTGAGCCGACGCACTGTGCTGCGTGTCGGCGCCGGAGCCGGTGCAGGCCTCACCCTCGGTCTCGGGTCGGCGTGCGCCGGGCCCACCGGGGCTCCCGGGCCGGGCACGATCAGTCTGGGGTTCAACCGCTCCCTGGTCAGCCTGGACAACAAGCTCAACCAGTTCGACGCCGCCGTCACCGTGCAGCGCGCCGTCCGGCAGTCGCTCACACGGGTCGGCGAGGGGCTCAAGCTCCAGCTGGTTCTCGCCGACCGTTTCGAACTCACCGCACCCACCCGCTGGACGGTCCGGCTCCGTTCGGGCGTGCGCTACTCCGACGGCAGCCCGGTCACGGTCGCCGACGTCGCCACCGCACTGAAGATGTACGGCCAGGTGAACGGCTCCTTCATCACCGGGTTCTTCCCCGAGCTGCCGACCGTCGAGCAGGTGGACTCCCGCACCTTCCATCTGCGCACCGGACGGCCCCTGCCGGTACTCGACTACCTCATGGCCAACATCCTCATCACCCCCGCCAAGGCCAACCGCCCCGAGGAACTGTCCGGCGGCCTCGGCTCCGGGCCGTACACGGTGACGGCGGCCAACGGCGGCACCGGTGAGTACTCCCTGGCCCGCAACACCGCCTACTGGGGCCCCCGTCCCCGTATAGACAACGTGCGGGTGCGTTTCGTGCCCGAGGAGTCGAGCCGGGTGATGGCGATGCGCGCCGGGGAGCTGGACGTCGTCGACTCCCTCACCCCCGACTCCGCCGACCAGCTCGACGGACTGCCCGGTGTGAGCATCCAGCGGGCCGCCGGCACCCGGATCAACCAGCTCTTCTTCAACTTCCGTAAGAAGGAGGGCCAGCCGCTGGCCGACCCACGGGTCCGGCAGGCGCTGAGCCTGGCGGTCGACGGGCAGGCGCTGATACGCGACGTCCTGACCGGCTCCGCCGAGGCGGCGCGGGGCGTGGTACCGCTCACGCTGGAAGGCGCGGTCCGCACCGGCAGTTACGTCTACGACCCGGGCAAGTCACGGAAGATGCTGGACTCGCTGGGAGTCCGGGGTCTCAAGGTGAAGGTCATCTGGGAGACCGGCGAGTTCGCCGCCGACACCTCGGTGATGGAGGCCCTCCTGGAGATGCTGCGCGACGTCGGCGTCGCCGCCACCCTCCAGCAGTTCGAACCCGGCGGGGACATCCTCCAGTGGCGCCAGGGACGGCGCGGCGACTGGGACATCCTGGGCAACGGCTTCGGCAGCCCCTCCGGCCAGGCCATCAGCACCCTCCAGGGCATGTTCGGCGGCACCGCGGAGAAGGAGAAGACCCGCGACACCTACCAGGGCTTCGTCGTCCCCCGGATCGCCGACGCGCTCAGCAACGCGTCGGCCGAGATCGACACCGCCCGACGCCTGGCCCAACTGGCCACCACGCAGAAGGAGATCTGGGCCCTGTGGCCCGCTCTGTGGGCCTTCGTGCCCGACGTGGTCACCGCCCGGCGCGACCGCGTCCAGGACCTGGGACTGCAGTCCGTCAACTCCTACGACCTCGCCACCGTGCGCCTGGAGGGCTGA
- a CDS encoding HpcH/HpaI aldolase family protein codes for MNAARFATALRSRERLIGYWSILDAPVATERIARLGYDYVCLDGQHGLIGYSGLLHSLTAIDAGGASAGLVRVEANDPVPIGRALDAGAAGVIVPLIDTPEQAADAVASCRYAPAGRRSYGPMRSALRIGPAPAEAHEATVVLAMIETAAGLAAVKEICAVPGLDGVYIGPSDLRIALGGATSTDPAVDTEFEAALRAVREAADEAGIAVGIHTPDGTTAARRLAEGFTYASVSSDLTHLEQAARDHLGAARRSSAT; via the coding sequence ATGAACGCTGCCCGGTTCGCCACCGCCCTGCGCTCGCGCGAACGGCTGATCGGCTACTGGTCGATCCTGGACGCACCGGTCGCCACCGAACGGATCGCCCGCCTCGGCTACGACTACGTGTGCCTGGACGGCCAGCACGGCCTGATCGGCTACAGCGGCCTGCTGCACAGCCTCACCGCGATCGACGCCGGGGGCGCCTCCGCCGGCCTGGTCCGGGTCGAGGCCAACGACCCGGTGCCGATCGGCCGGGCGCTGGACGCGGGGGCCGCCGGGGTGATCGTCCCGCTCATCGACACCCCGGAGCAGGCGGCGGACGCCGTCGCCTCCTGCCGGTACGCGCCGGCCGGGCGGCGGTCGTACGGGCCCATGCGGTCGGCGCTGCGCATCGGCCCGGCGCCCGCCGAGGCCCATGAGGCGACCGTGGTACTGGCCATGATCGAGACGGCCGCGGGGCTGGCGGCCGTCAAGGAGATCTGTGCCGTGCCCGGCCTCGACGGCGTCTACATCGGCCCCTCCGACCTGCGGATCGCCCTGGGCGGGGCGACGTCCACCGACCCGGCCGTGGACACGGAGTTCGAGGCCGCGCTCCGGGCGGTCCGGGAGGCCGCCGACGAGGCGGGCATCGCGGTCGGCATCCATACCCCGGACGGGACCACCGCGGCCCGCCGGCTCGCGGAGGGCTTCACCTACGCCTCGGTGTCCAGCGATCTGACGCATCTGGAGCAGGCGGCACGCGACCACCTCGGGGCGGCCCGCCGCTCCTCCGCGACCTGA
- a CDS encoding SDR family NAD(P)-dependent oxidoreductase has product MPEPRHAVVTGASSGIGAAITARLLDEGWRVTALCRTRPPTAPVAPRWIPADLSDTTGLPALLAEVGPVDAVVHAAGLQRSARLGALSADDGALMWSVHVQAAAVLLDALVGRIADGGRVVLIGSRTMTGVAGKSQYAATKAALAALARSWAAELAPRRITVNVVAPGPTDTPMLRDPGRSTTPPVLPPLGALVTPSDVAGLTAFLLGTEGGSITGQTLVMCGGASL; this is encoded by the coding sequence GTGCCTGAGCCGCGCCACGCCGTCGTCACCGGCGCCAGCTCCGGAATCGGCGCGGCGATCACGGCGCGACTCCTCGACGAGGGGTGGCGGGTCACCGCGCTCTGCCGTACCCGTCCGCCCACGGCACCCGTCGCACCGCGCTGGATCCCGGCCGATCTCTCCGACACCACGGGGCTGCCCGCGCTGCTGGCGGAGGTCGGACCGGTCGACGCGGTCGTGCACGCCGCCGGGCTTCAGCGGTCCGCACGGCTCGGCGCACTGTCGGCGGACGACGGGGCGCTGATGTGGAGCGTGCACGTGCAGGCGGCGGCCGTCCTGCTGGACGCCCTGGTCGGACGGATCGCCGACGGCGGCCGGGTGGTGCTGATCGGCAGCCGCACGATGACGGGTGTGGCGGGCAAGAGCCAGTACGCGGCCACCAAGGCGGCACTCGCCGCGCTGGCACGCTCCTGGGCCGCCGAACTGGCCCCGCGCCGTATCACGGTCAACGTCGTCGCCCCCGGCCCGACCGACACCCCGATGCTCCGCGACCCCGGACGGTCGACAACCCCACCGGTACTGCCACCACTCGGCGCCCTGGTCACCCCTTCGGACGTCGCGGGCCTCACGGCGTTCCTACTGGGCACGGAAGGCGGCTCGATCACCGGCCAGACACTGGTCATGTGCGGGGGCGCCTCACTGTGA
- a CDS encoding ABC transporter permease, which produces MLRYLARRLGQSLLTVFMTVTTVFVLVRLAPGDPATAYAGPTATTADLARVREQFGLDKPLLSQYGVFLRDLVTGNLGTSYSFRTPALDVVLERLPATITLATSAILLTTVVAVPLGVWMARRADTARELGANIVTIAGQSMPDFWSGVMLLTVFSVLIPALPASGFTTWGGLILPTVTVAILQMALISRLVRREMMTTLASPYVTVARSRGVSERALTWRYAMGNSSIPVLTALGTRFAGMLNGVVVVEVVFGWPGVGSLVVRALETRDYPLIQATVLVTAALAVLVQLLIDLAYPLLDPRVRLGKAA; this is translated from the coding sequence ATGCTCCGCTATCTGGCACGGCGCCTCGGACAGAGCCTGCTGACCGTCTTCATGACCGTCACCACCGTGTTCGTCCTGGTCCGCCTCGCCCCCGGTGACCCCGCCACCGCGTACGCCGGCCCCACCGCCACCACCGCCGATCTCGCTCGCGTCCGCGAACAGTTCGGCCTCGACAAGCCGCTGCTCAGCCAGTACGGCGTCTTCCTCCGCGATCTGGTCACCGGCAACCTCGGCACCAGTTACTCCTTCCGGACCCCCGCCCTGGACGTGGTCCTGGAACGGCTCCCCGCCACCATCACCCTTGCCACCTCCGCGATCCTGCTGACCACCGTCGTCGCCGTTCCCCTCGGCGTGTGGATGGCCCGCCGCGCCGACACCGCCCGCGAACTCGGCGCCAACATCGTCACCATCGCCGGGCAGTCCATGCCGGACTTCTGGAGCGGCGTCATGCTGCTCACCGTCTTCTCGGTACTGATCCCCGCACTGCCCGCCTCCGGCTTCACCACCTGGGGCGGTCTGATCCTGCCCACCGTCACCGTCGCCATCCTCCAGATGGCGCTGATCTCCCGCCTCGTGCGCCGCGAGATGATGACCACCCTCGCCTCCCCGTACGTCACGGTCGCCCGCTCGCGCGGAGTCTCGGAACGGGCCCTGACCTGGCGGTACGCCATGGGCAACTCCAGCATCCCGGTGCTGACCGCCCTCGGTACCCGGTTCGCGGGCATGCTCAACGGTGTGGTCGTCGTCGAAGTCGTCTTCGGCTGGCCCGGCGTGGGCTCCCTCGTGGTCCGCGCACTGGAGACCCGCGACTACCCGCTCATCCAGGCCACCGTCCTGGTCACGGCCGCCCTCGCCGTCCTCGTACAACTCCTGATCGACCTCGCCTACCCGCTGCTCGACCCGCGGGTACGTCTCGGAAAGGCGGCCTGA
- a CDS encoding sialidase family protein: METRRQLALSPPPPPRPDGVVRAHPDDPARHEAFLPAPAVQNHAANLALLPDGDLGCVWFAGTQEGVPDISAYFSRLSPDDTWSEPVRLSDDATRSEQNPLLFVTPSGALWLLYTAQLAGNQDTAEVRTRISDDSGRTWGPVRTLFPATERGGVFVRQPVTVLPGGRWLLPVFHCVAIPGVPWVGDHDTSAVMISDDEGVTWTERAVPGSTGCVHMNIHPLADGTLLALYRSRWADAVYMSRSEDDGETWSEPVSGELPNNNSSVQYVPLADGRLALVLNHSSAADATARRVSLYDEIDDEGLASDGPADQSSAPQPHFVAGDGSGSAFWGAPRAPLTLALSADGGRTWPVRRDLETGDGHCLTNNSRDRLNREFSYPTILQGPDGTLHIAYTYWRQAIKYVRVAPDWATGA; encoded by the coding sequence GTGGAAACCCGTCGACAGCTCGCGCTCTCCCCGCCGCCCCCGCCCCGGCCGGACGGTGTGGTGCGCGCCCACCCCGACGACCCCGCCCGGCACGAGGCGTTCCTTCCCGCGCCCGCCGTCCAGAACCACGCGGCCAATCTGGCACTGCTCCCCGACGGCGACCTGGGGTGCGTCTGGTTCGCCGGTACGCAGGAGGGCGTCCCCGACATCTCCGCGTACTTCTCCCGCCTCTCCCCCGACGACACCTGGAGCGAACCGGTCCGGCTCTCCGACGACGCCACCCGGTCCGAGCAGAACCCCCTGCTGTTCGTCACCCCCTCCGGCGCGCTGTGGCTCCTCTACACCGCTCAACTGGCCGGCAACCAGGACACCGCCGAGGTCCGGACACGGATCTCCGACGACTCCGGCCGCACGTGGGGGCCCGTACGCACCCTGTTCCCGGCCACCGAACGCGGCGGTGTCTTCGTCCGGCAGCCGGTCACCGTGCTGCCCGGCGGGCGCTGGCTGCTGCCGGTCTTCCACTGCGTGGCCATCCCCGGCGTCCCGTGGGTCGGCGACCACGACACCAGCGCGGTCATGATCAGCGACGACGAGGGCGTCACCTGGACGGAGCGGGCGGTACCGGGCAGCACCGGCTGCGTCCACATGAACATCCACCCGCTGGCCGACGGCACCCTGCTCGCCCTCTACCGGAGCCGCTGGGCGGACGCCGTGTATATGTCACGGTCCGAGGACGACGGGGAGACGTGGAGCGAACCGGTATCCGGTGAGCTGCCCAACAACAACTCCTCCGTGCAGTACGTCCCGCTCGCCGACGGGCGGCTCGCCCTCGTCCTCAACCACAGCAGCGCCGCCGACGCCACCGCGCGGCGTGTCTCGCTGTACGACGAGATCGACGACGAAGGGCTGGCGAGCGACGGGCCGGCGGACCAAAGCTCGGCGCCACAGCCCCACTTCGTGGCCGGCGACGGCAGCGGATCGGCGTTCTGGGGAGCGCCCCGCGCGCCTCTGACCCTCGCACTCTCGGCCGACGGCGGCCGGACCTGGCCGGTCCGCCGGGACCTGGAGACCGGTGACGGGCACTGCCTGACCAACAATTCCCGTGACCGGCTCAACCGTGAGTTCTCCTACCCGACGATCCTCCAGGGCCCGGACGGGACGCTGCACATCGCGTACACCTACTGGCGACAGGCCATCAAGTACGTACGCGTCGCGCCGGACTGGGCCACCGGTGCCTGA
- a CDS encoding ABC transporter permease: protein MSTALQSPGPAAPPRRPSAVTGKTLARASATRRRRSSRLKLWAGSVCTLLVVLPIALASVLPLAGPDSQNLGKRRLAPLTEGHLFGTDQLGRDLLSRVLHGGQVSLSIGILAVLVSGVIGLTAGAAAGYFGGWVDSVVSRLLEAQLSLPLLMMLLLVVALFEPSIPVITAVIAIAQWPEVARLTRSLVLVEREKPYVAAARVLGLRRVGVLLRHIVPNVIGQASLVVLLLLAQAVLLESALSYLGAGPQRPFATWGRIISDGQDYITTSWWLVTLPGLVIVLLVVGVNLIGDGLRDRIRTRRQAAEVTS, encoded by the coding sequence ATGAGCACCGCTCTCCAGTCCCCCGGCCCGGCCGCGCCGCCCCGCCGCCCCAGCGCCGTCACCGGCAAAACGCTGGCCCGCGCCTCCGCCACCCGCCGCAGGCGCAGTTCCCGGCTGAAGCTGTGGGCCGGTTCCGTGTGCACCCTGCTGGTGGTGCTGCCCATCGCGCTGGCCTCCGTCCTGCCCCTCGCCGGCCCCGACTCCCAGAACCTGGGCAAACGCCGGCTGGCCCCGCTGACCGAAGGCCATCTCTTCGGCACCGACCAGCTCGGCCGTGACCTGCTGTCCCGCGTCCTGCACGGCGGACAGGTCTCCCTGTCCATCGGCATACTCGCGGTCCTGGTCTCCGGAGTGATCGGCCTGACCGCCGGAGCCGCCGCCGGATACTTCGGCGGCTGGGTGGACTCGGTCGTCTCCCGGCTGCTGGAGGCCCAGCTCTCCCTGCCCCTGCTGATGATGCTGCTCCTGGTCGTGGCCCTCTTCGAACCCTCGATACCGGTCATCACCGCGGTCATCGCCATCGCCCAGTGGCCCGAAGTGGCCCGGCTGACCCGGTCCCTGGTGCTGGTGGAGCGGGAGAAACCGTACGTCGCCGCGGCGCGGGTACTGGGTCTGCGCAGGGTCGGCGTGCTGCTGCGCCACATCGTGCCCAATGTCATCGGGCAGGCCAGCCTTGTCGTACTGCTGCTGCTCGCGCAGGCCGTACTCCTGGAGAGCGCGCTGAGCTATCTGGGCGCGGGGCCGCAGCGTCCCTTCGCCACCTGGGGACGGATCATCTCCGACGGCCAGGACTACATCACCACCTCCTGGTGGCTGGTCACCCTGCCCGGCCTGGTCATCGTCCTGCTCGTCGTCGGGGTCAACCTGATCGGCGACGGCCTTCGCGACCGTATCCGTACCCGCCGTCAAGCAGCAGAGGTCACGTCATGA
- a CDS encoding ATP-binding cassette domain-containing protein — protein sequence MNTPPLNTPSGTPESGNTPPAGAPFLAVENLVVEYPVPGGTFRAVDDISFTVERGTSLAVVGESGCGKSTLAHSLVRLIRPTSGRILLEGTDLGALSERRLRPHRRRVQMIFQDPYGSLDPHLSAEDIVAEPLRLAGERSRTARSKRAAELIDRVGLPSSALQRRPAEFSGGQRQRIGIARALASDPELLVCDEATSALDVSVQAQVLALLRDLQASTGLTFIVISHNLGVVREISEDILVMRSGSVVERGATAAVLASPVEPYTRALRRAALDPAAMRGRKPRSVVSARAGGARADDTDTRPRPPAEAATVSGTTE from the coding sequence ATGAACACGCCGCCGCTGAACACACCGTCCGGCACCCCGGAGTCCGGGAACACACCGCCGGCCGGCGCCCCCTTCCTAGCCGTCGAGAACCTCGTGGTCGAGTACCCGGTCCCGGGCGGCACCTTCCGGGCCGTCGACGACATCTCCTTCACCGTCGAACGCGGCACCTCCCTGGCCGTGGTGGGAGAGTCCGGCTGCGGGAAGTCCACCCTGGCCCACTCCCTGGTCCGGCTGATCCGCCCGACCTCCGGCCGCATCCTGCTGGAGGGAACCGACCTCGGCGCCCTGTCGGAGCGGCGGCTGCGCCCGCACCGGCGCCGGGTGCAGATGATCTTCCAGGACCCGTACGGATCCCTGGACCCGCATCTGAGCGCCGAGGACATCGTCGCCGAGCCGCTGCGGCTGGCCGGTGAGCGCTCCCGTACGGCACGGTCCAAACGCGCCGCCGAACTCATCGACCGGGTGGGGCTGCCCAGCTCCGCCCTCCAGCGCAGGCCCGCGGAGTTCTCCGGCGGACAGCGCCAGCGCATCGGCATCGCCCGCGCGCTGGCCAGCGACCCGGAACTGCTCGTCTGCGACGAGGCCACCTCCGCGCTCGACGTCTCCGTCCAGGCGCAGGTCCTCGCGCTGCTCCGGGACCTCCAGGCGAGCACCGGGCTCACCTTCATCGTGATCTCCCACAACCTGGGCGTGGTCCGCGAGATCAGCGAGGACATCCTCGTGATGCGCTCCGGGAGCGTCGTGGAGCGCGGCGCCACCGCCGCCGTCCTGGCCTCGCCCGTCGAGCCCTACACCCGCGCTCTGCGCCGCGCCGCCCTCGACCCGGCCGCCATGCGGGGCCGTAAACCACGGTCCGTCGTCTCCGCCCGCGCGGGCGGAGCGAGGGCCGACGACACCGACACCAGGCCCCGGCCGCCCGCCGAGGCGGCGACCGTATCGGGAACCACGGAATGA